The Meles meles chromosome 6, mMelMel3.1 paternal haplotype, whole genome shotgun sequence genome has a window encoding:
- the WHAMM gene encoding WASP homolog-associated protein with actin, membranes and microtubules, whose protein sequence is MDDEQPDSLEGWVPVRDDLFAEPERHQLRFLVAWNDAEGKFAVTCHDRTAQRRRREGSRPEPEPAASAPSWAGLLSAAGLRGAHRQLAALWPPLERCFPSLPPELDARAGGAWGLGFGLWALVWPARAGPGDAALQELCGRLERYLGEAASGCGGAAVRDALFPADRGAPDCESLRDFRDRALRARWTAAGARLRQVLQGHEKAQTMVALMKVYGEEDEAYQEFVTGATMFFQYLLKPFRDMREVATLCKLSILKSLDEDNLGPKRIVALEKEAKEWTRQAEEAIVSIQDITVNYFKETVKALAGMQKQMEQDKKRFGQAAWATATPRLEKLKLMLARETLQLMRARELCLNHKRAEIQRKMEDLPEQEKNTDVVDELEIQYYEVQLELYEVKFEILKYEEILLVTQLDSIKRLIKDKEEEVVYYDPCESPEELGALAGVAGLPGDPSAEVKELSRQCGRLESQRGRICARRARLRNRQDQCKENHRLRLQLAEESVKHFHQHHCIQVKRDKMKEEEQKKKEWINQERKKTLQRLRAFKERCPGGSVLKTPCSEPAAPPLPAGPSPQTPPMASGSHLSSGEAGGAPVSEVSNTQTPGDPPGSGKTIQSSVPVGDQTHCPSSEDLSPPPPPPPPPPPPPPPPLPAGPFPYSQSTNRQNSHGRTSVTADQPLPLVCDSSDSWEPGAAGARHSAGFGGPGSMDEVLASLRKGRSPLQRPDVPALSRPHASFNEQLLAAIRQGVKLKKVHSGFSPSPSNKPASDLERSIKAALQRIQRVSADSEEEDSEEQGRGGEWDH, encoded by the exons ATGGACGACGAGCAGCCCGACAGCTTGGAGGGTTGGGTGCCGGTGCGCGACGACCTCTTCGCCGAGCCCGAGCGGCACCAGCTGCGCTTCCTCGTGGCCTGGAACGACGCGGAGGGCAAGTTCGCGGTGACCTGTCACGACCGCACGGCGCAGCGGCGGCGGCGCGAGGGGAGCCGGCCCGAGCCCGAGCCGGCCGCTTCCGCCCCGAGCTGGGCGGGCCTGCTCTCGGCCGCCGGGCTCCGCGGCGCGCACCGGCAGCTGGCGGCGCTGTGGCCGCCGCTGGAGCGCTGCTTCCCGTCGCTGCCGCCGGAGCTGGACGCGCGCGCCggcggggcctggggcctggggttCGGGCTGTGGGCGCTGGTGTGGCCGGCGCgcgcgggccccggggacgcgGCGCTGCAGGAGCTGTGCGGGCGCCTGGAGCGCTACCTGGGCGAGGCGGCGAGCGGCTGCGGCGGCGCGGCGGTGCGTGACGCGCTCTTCCCGGCCGACCGCGGCGCGCCCGACTGCGAGAGCCTGCGCGACTTCCGGGACAGGGCCCTGCGCGCGCGGTGGACGGCGGCGGGCGCGCGCCTGCGCCAG GTTCTTCAGGGGCACGAGAAAGCCCAGACCATGGTAGCACTGATGAAGGTCTACGGAGAGGAAGACGAAGCATACCAGGAATTTGTTACGGGGGCAACTATGTTCTTCCAGTATTTACTGAAGCCATTTAGGGATATGAGAGAAGTTGCAACTTTATGTAAGCTTAGTATTTTG AAATCCTTGGATGAGGATAATTTGGGTCCTAAGCGGATAGTTGCCTTGGAGAAGGAAGCCAAAGAATGGACCAGACAGGCTGAAGAAGCCATAGTCTCTATTCAGGACATTACagtgaattattttaaagaaacagtcAAAGCGTTAGCAG GAATGCAGAAACAAATGGAACAGGACAAGAAGAGATTTGGCCAGGCTGCCTGGGCCACGGCAACTCCCAGATTAGAAAAACTCAAGCTGATGTTAGCCCGAGAGACTCTGCAGCTCATGAGAGCGAGAGAGTTGTGTTTAAATCACAAAAGAGCTGAAATTCAGAGAAAG ATGGAAGATCTtccagaacaagaaaaaaatacagacgTTGTAGATGAATTAGAAATACAGTATTATGAAGTCCAGTTAGAGCTGTATGAGGTCAAATTCGAGatattaaaatatgaagaaatactGCTTGTAACACAGTTGGACTCAATTAAAAGGCTTATAAAAG ATAAAGAGGAGGAGGTTGTCTATTACGACCCGTGTGAAAGCCCAGAGGAGCTGGGAGCGCTCGCTGGCGTGGCAGGGCTGCCGGGGGACCCGAGCGCGGAGGTGAAGGAGCTGAGCCGGCAGTGCGGGCGCCTGGAATCGCAGCGGGGCAGGATCTGCGCCCGGAGAGCCCGTCTCAGGAACAGACAG GATCAGTGCAAAGAGAACCACCGGCTCCGACTGCAGCTGGCGGAAGAGAGTGTGAAACATTTCCATCAGCATCATTGTATCCAGGTG aaaagagaCAAGATGaaagaagaagagcaaaagaaaaaagaatggataaaccAGGAACGCAAAAAAACACTCCAGCGGCTGAGAGCATTTAAAGAG AGATGTCCAGGTGGCTCTGTCCTAAAGACCCCTTGCTCAGAACCTGCAGCTCCACCCCTGCCAGCTGGGCCTTCCCCGCAGACCCCGCCGATGGCCTCCGGGAGCCACCTGTCCTCCGGGGAGGCTGGAGGCGCGCCTGTCTCTGAAGTTAGCAACACGCAAACCCCCGGGGATCCGCCCGGCTCTGGAAAGACCATCCAGAGCTCTGTTCCCGTTGGCGACCAAACACACTGCCCGTCCAGCGAGGACCTgtcaccgccccccccaccgcccccgcctcccccaccaccacccccgccgcccctccctGCTGGGCCCTTTCCGTATTCTCAGTCCACCAATCGCCAGAACTCACACGGGAGGACGTCAGTGACAGCGGATCAGCCGCTTCCCCTGGTGTGCGACTCGTCGGACTCATGGGAGCCGGGGGCTGCAGGAGCGCGTCACTCAGCCGGTTTTGGAGGCCCAG GGTCTATGGATGAAGTCCTGGCCTCCCTAAGAAAGGGCAGAAGCCCTCTGCAGAGGCCAGACGTGCCTGCTCTGTCCCGTCCCCATGCCTCCTTCAACGAGCAGCTTTTGGCTGCCATAAGGCAGGGGGTCAAGCTGAAGAAGGTTCACTCCGGCTTCAGCCCAAGCCCCAGCAACAAGCCGGCCAGCGACCTGGAGAGAAGCATCAAGGCAGCGCTCCAGAGGATCCAGAGGGTGTCCGCTGACTCAGAGGAGGAGGACAGTGAGGAGCAGGGCCGCGGCGGCGAATGGGACCACTGA